Proteins co-encoded in one Quercus robur chromosome 8, dhQueRobu3.1, whole genome shotgun sequence genomic window:
- the LOC126697751 gene encoding uncharacterized protein LOC126697751 isoform X1, with amino-acid sequence MAISLNSVVGFNSTQLQANYQNVSRSSIGASVSKASQFASFSGKLGSSSLLKEKRLSLCFSVANSDSLTTKTSDEGSGNAENSQLQDSINNDSGSQASEASNGSTVSSDLKPKTPSSSPNLQSTLKRSPLTAKERLRAARVLNRYSESKATKSEMGSKVLDALRESDRGKKRSGLPEAPTNLFDDSKRGMPKQGLTFQFPGGVELLAIVVSFVLISTVMFATTFIVWKVGAIHFNEY; translated from the exons ATGGCTATCTCTCTGAATTCAGTCGTGGGTTTCAACTCAACG CAGCTGCAAGCCAATTACCAAAATGTGTCAAGATCTTCTATTGGAGCTTCAGTATCAAAAGCCTCCCAATTTGCATCCTTCTCAGGAAAGTTGGGGTCCAGTAGTCTTCTGAAGGAAAAAAGATTGAGCCTTTGTTTTTCAGTTGCTAATAGTGATAGTCTTACCACAAAAACCAGTGATGAGGGTTCTGGAAATGCAGAAAATAGTCAGTTGCAAGATAGTATTAATAATGACTCTGGGTCTCAAGCCTCTGAAGCCTCTAATGGATCAACAGTTTCTTCAGATTTGAAGCCGAAGacaccatcatcatctccaaACCTTCAATCCACGCTGAAAAGGTCACCACTAACAGCAAAAGAGAGACTGAGGGCTGCCCGGGTTCTCAACCGTTACTCAGAATCAAAGGCTACTAAGTCAGAAATGGGCAGCAAAGTATTGGACGCTCTAAGAGAAAGTGATCGTGGGAAGAAAAGATCCGGGCTTCCAGAGGCCCCTACAAACTTATTTGATGACAGCAAGCGAGGAATGCCAAAGCAGGGCTTAACTTTTCAGTTTCCAGGAGGTGTTGAGCTGCTTGCTATTGTCgtttcatttgttttaataagtaCAGTGATGTTTGCTACGACATTCATTGTGTGGAAAGTTGGTGCCATCCATTTTAATGAGTACTAA
- the LOC126697751 gene encoding uncharacterized protein LOC126697751 isoform X2, whose protein sequence is MAISLNSVVGFNSTLQANYQNVSRSSIGASVSKASQFASFSGKLGSSSLLKEKRLSLCFSVANSDSLTTKTSDEGSGNAENSQLQDSINNDSGSQASEASNGSTVSSDLKPKTPSSSPNLQSTLKRSPLTAKERLRAARVLNRYSESKATKSEMGSKVLDALRESDRGKKRSGLPEAPTNLFDDSKRGMPKQGLTFQFPGGVELLAIVVSFVLISTVMFATTFIVWKVGAIHFNEY, encoded by the exons ATGGCTATCTCTCTGAATTCAGTCGTGGGTTTCAACTCAACG CTGCAAGCCAATTACCAAAATGTGTCAAGATCTTCTATTGGAGCTTCAGTATCAAAAGCCTCCCAATTTGCATCCTTCTCAGGAAAGTTGGGGTCCAGTAGTCTTCTGAAGGAAAAAAGATTGAGCCTTTGTTTTTCAGTTGCTAATAGTGATAGTCTTACCACAAAAACCAGTGATGAGGGTTCTGGAAATGCAGAAAATAGTCAGTTGCAAGATAGTATTAATAATGACTCTGGGTCTCAAGCCTCTGAAGCCTCTAATGGATCAACAGTTTCTTCAGATTTGAAGCCGAAGacaccatcatcatctccaaACCTTCAATCCACGCTGAAAAGGTCACCACTAACAGCAAAAGAGAGACTGAGGGCTGCCCGGGTTCTCAACCGTTACTCAGAATCAAAGGCTACTAAGTCAGAAATGGGCAGCAAAGTATTGGACGCTCTAAGAGAAAGTGATCGTGGGAAGAAAAGATCCGGGCTTCCAGAGGCCCCTACAAACTTATTTGATGACAGCAAGCGAGGAATGCCAAAGCAGGGCTTAACTTTTCAGTTTCCAGGAGGTGTTGAGCTGCTTGCTATTGTCgtttcatttgttttaataagtaCAGTGATGTTTGCTACGACATTCATTGTGTGGAAAGTTGGTGCCATCCATTTTAATGAGTACTAA